One segment of Marvinbryantia formatexigens DSM 14469 DNA contains the following:
- a CDS encoding glycerate kinase: MKFVLIPDSFKGTLSSTQICAICHEKIKARFPGAEIVSVPVADGGEGSVDAFLTAVGGTRETVTVKGPYFEDMPASYGLIDNGQTAVIEMAACAGLPLVENRKNPLMTTTYGVGQLILAAAQKGVQKIILGLGGSATNDGGCGAAAAAGIRFYDKNGKDFVPTGGTLCDIAGIDFSGMSPLLKDIEMIAMCDIDNPMYGPAGASFVFGPQKGADFRMVEELDFGVHHLSDVLARETGNDISRIPGTGAAGAMGAGMIAFFHARLQMGIQTVLDTVKFDDLIRDADYIITGEGKLDSQSLRGKVVIGIAQRAARQQKPVIAIVGGAEDAEIQSAYEMGVTAVFPINRLPQDFSVSRQYSAENLGYTVDSILRLLQAAT, translated from the coding sequence ATGAAATTTGTATTAATTCCCGATTCTTTTAAAGGCACTTTAAGCTCCACACAAATTTGTGCGATATGTCACGAAAAAATCAAAGCGCGTTTTCCCGGTGCAGAGATTGTCTCTGTTCCGGTGGCAGACGGCGGCGAGGGCTCCGTCGATGCTTTTCTGACGGCTGTCGGCGGAACACGCGAAACCGTTACCGTAAAGGGGCCTTATTTCGAAGATATGCCTGCCAGCTACGGTCTGATTGACAACGGGCAGACCGCCGTCATTGAAATGGCTGCCTGCGCCGGTCTTCCTCTTGTGGAAAACCGGAAAAATCCCCTAATGACGACAACTTATGGCGTCGGGCAGCTCATTCTTGCCGCCGCCCAAAAAGGCGTGCAGAAAATCATTCTCGGTCTTGGCGGCTCCGCCACCAACGACGGAGGCTGCGGCGCCGCTGCCGCCGCCGGCATACGGTTTTATGATAAAAACGGAAAGGATTTCGTCCCGACCGGAGGAACACTGTGTGACATTGCCGGCATTGATTTTTCCGGAATGTCTCCGCTGCTTAAAGATATTGAAATGATAGCAATGTGTGATATTGATAATCCGATGTACGGTCCCGCCGGCGCTTCGTTCGTTTTCGGTCCGCAAAAGGGCGCCGATTTCCGGATGGTAGAAGAGCTTGATTTTGGCGTACATCATCTGAGTGATGTACTCGCACGGGAAACCGGAAATGACATCAGCCGGATTCCCGGAACCGGAGCGGCAGGCGCAATGGGCGCCGGAATGATCGCCTTTTTCCATGCCCGGCTCCAGATGGGCATCCAGACTGTGCTGGATACGGTAAAATTTGACGATCTCATCCGCGATGCCGACTATATTATCACGGGGGAGGGCAAGCTGGATTCCCAGAGCCTGCGCGGAAAGGTTGTTATCGGCATCGCACAGCGCGCCGCCAGACAGCAAAAGCCCGTTATCGCCATTGTCGGCGGCGCGGAGGACGCCGAGATCCAGTCCGCCTATGAAATGGGCGTCACCGCCGTATTCCCCATCAACCGGCTGCCGCAGGATTTCTCCGTCAGCAGACAATACAGCGCCGAAAACCTGGGCTATACAGTGGACAGCATCCTGCGGCTGCTGCAGGCGGCAACCTGA
- a CDS encoding ABC transporter ATP-binding protein, with the protein MIEMTGVSKSFDGIRALDNVSAQIREGSVYGIVGTNGAGKSTLLRVLAGILKADSGSVRIDDMEVFENVPAKERLCFIPDTPHYFTNARVKDMLDYYEIIYPGFQRARFKDLCGKFELDLNRKLSTFSKGMKKQVFVLLGICAGTRYLLCDETFDGLDPVVRQAVKSIFIDEVMNRQFTPIIASHNLREMEDICDHVGLLHKGGILFSRDLEDMKMDIHKVQYVIMNPVKEQELSEELDIIKKDTRGNLSCITVRGSQEKITAAIEAKEPLFYEILPLSLEEIFISETEVIGYDIKDIIG; encoded by the coding sequence ATGATAGAAATGACGGGAGTAAGCAAAAGCTTTGACGGCATCCGGGCGCTGGACAATGTGTCGGCGCAAATCAGAGAGGGGAGCGTTTATGGAATCGTGGGAACGAACGGCGCGGGAAAAAGCACGCTGCTGCGCGTACTTGCGGGGATTCTGAAGGCGGACAGCGGCTCTGTGCGGATTGATGATATGGAGGTGTTTGAAAATGTACCGGCGAAGGAGCGCCTGTGCTTCATTCCGGACACGCCGCATTATTTTACCAATGCGCGCGTGAAGGATATGCTGGATTATTATGAGATAATTTATCCCGGATTTCAGCGCGCAAGGTTTAAGGATTTGTGTGGAAAATTTGAGCTTGATCTGAACCGCAAGCTGTCCACTTTTTCCAAGGGAATGAAAAAGCAGGTATTTGTGCTGCTTGGTATCTGTGCGGGTACACGTTACCTGCTGTGTGATGAGACATTTGACGGACTCGACCCGGTGGTGCGCCAGGCGGTAAAGAGCATTTTTATCGATGAGGTGATGAACAGGCAGTTTACGCCGATTATTGCGTCGCACAATCTGCGAGAAATGGAGGACATCTGCGACCATGTAGGGCTGCTGCACAAGGGCGGCATCCTGTTTTCGCGTGACCTGGAGGATATGAAAATGGATATTCACAAGGTACAGTATGTGATTATGAATCCGGTAAAGGAGCAGGAGCTGTCGGAAGAGCTGGATATTATCAAAAAAGACACGCGCGGAAATCTTTCCTGCATCACGGTGCGCGGAAGCCAGGAGAAAATTACGGCGGCTATCGAGGCGAAGGAGCCGCTGTTCTATGAAATCCTCCCGCTGTCCCTGGAGGAAATCTTTATCAGTGAAACGGAGGTGATCGGTTATGACATCAAAGATATCATCGGTTAA
- a CDS encoding ABC transporter permease, with the protein MTSKISSVKLLKEAMKRSAAPGIFLLIGFFCYYPVIGMMFMNERWFHAVKDTKQYINELNAYGVANPILFCVTFGAALLLGIMQFSYLHSAEKVDFYHSIPVRREKIFGIRYAAGVLVWLVPFAVNLMLFVCICAVKGFAVTEGTMPGASLPALLAKGLIAHIVCFLLVYSLTILAMMVTGKIFAAIAAMFVFCGYVPAIKILQEVLMDFYFATYYGSPDLGNSLAIQCTPVYAYIRVCGDLMNQVFPLDLLIAIVLISALICGLCLYLYRMRASEKAGRPMAFHGIARVVKFLLVVPVTLICTVCFYFVTGNNILWEIFGLIFSLLLISGIIEFIYRMDIREMFRDKKQIALSGVVTLAILAVFQFDLTGFDSWMPEKTEVESADIRTGYMLADKEKMEYEQLVTGDGTVVLSMRKPEDYGTRVTIGYGITDLDTVFQLVEHSTSFSGEMASEMGDYWDYSYSISVTWHLKDGTQKVRGYEFTRENLQEYMAPLWETEEYRLQSNPALSVEPEDVLAIFVAPSDVSLLDAISLKSPAADDAAADDEEAGNARTETTAESEKAESAQTENIAEYAEEAMTDAGLLTPDKPLTNAQMETLTKTVFQDLREETLAEALTYADWNLQIIYRGQDGRVYGQSQNLNGGFADTITLLREYGYPLAEEAA; encoded by the coding sequence ATGACATCAAAGATATCATCGGTTAAGCTTTTAAAAGAAGCGATGAAGCGCAGCGCGGCGCCCGGCATTTTTCTGCTGATTGGTTTTTTCTGTTACTATCCGGTTATCGGAATGATGTTCATGAACGAAAGATGGTTCCATGCTGTAAAGGATACAAAGCAGTATATTAATGAACTGAATGCGTATGGCGTTGCGAATCCTATATTATTCTGTGTGACCTTTGGAGCGGCGCTGCTTCTTGGAATTATGCAATTTTCCTACCTTCATTCTGCGGAAAAGGTGGATTTTTATCACAGTATCCCGGTAAGAAGAGAGAAGATTTTCGGTATCCGTTATGCGGCGGGCGTTCTGGTGTGGCTGGTGCCGTTTGCAGTGAATCTGATGCTGTTTGTATGTATCTGCGCAGTGAAAGGCTTTGCCGTGACGGAGGGCACGATGCCGGGAGCCTCCCTGCCGGCGCTGCTGGCAAAAGGGCTGATTGCACATATTGTGTGCTTCCTGCTGGTTTACAGTCTGACGATTCTGGCGATGATGGTGACAGGAAAGATATTTGCCGCAATCGCTGCCATGTTTGTATTCTGCGGATATGTGCCTGCGATTAAGATTCTGCAGGAGGTGCTGATGGATTTTTACTTTGCCACCTATTACGGAAGTCCGGATCTGGGAAACAGTCTTGCTATTCAGTGCACGCCGGTGTATGCTTATATTAGGGTATGCGGCGACCTGATGAACCAGGTATTTCCGCTGGACCTTCTGATAGCGATAGTGCTGATATCGGCGCTTATCTGCGGGCTGTGTCTGTATCTCTACCGTATGCGCGCCTCAGAAAAAGCCGGAAGACCGATGGCGTTTCATGGCATTGCCAGAGTGGTAAAATTTCTGCTGGTGGTGCCGGTGACACTTATCTGCACGGTGTGCTTCTATTTCGTTACCGGAAACAACATATTGTGGGAGATTTTCGGATTGATATTCAGCCTGCTGCTAATCAGCGGAATCATTGAATTTATTTATCGTATGGATATCCGGGAAATGTTCCGGGATAAAAAACAGATTGCGCTGTCCGGTGTGGTGACGCTGGCGATTCTGGCGGTCTTTCAGTTTGACCTGACGGGTTTTGACAGCTGGATGCCCGAAAAGACAGAGGTGGAGAGCGCGGATATCAGAACCGGCTATATGCTGGCAGATAAAGAGAAGATGGAGTATGAGCAGCTTGTGACAGGGGACGGAACCGTGGTACTCAGCATGAGAAAGCCGGAAGATTATGGAACCAGGGTGACCATCGGATATGGAATCACGGATCTGGATACGGTATTCCAACTGGTGGAGCACAGTACGTCTTTTTCCGGGGAAATGGCGTCGGAGATGGGGGATTACTGGGACTATTCCTACAGTATTTCTGTAACCTGGCATTTAAAGGACGGCACGCAGAAGGTGCGCGGCTATGAGTTCACGCGGGAAAATCTGCAGGAGTATATGGCTCCACTCTGGGAGACGGAAGAATACCGCCTGCAGAGCAATCCTGCTTTAAGCGTAGAGCCGGAGGATGTGCTGGCGATTTTTGTCGCCCCGTCAGATGTTTCTCTGCTGGATGCGATATCATTGAAGAGTCCGGCGGCGGACGACGCTGCGGCAGATGACGAAGAAGCGGGAAATGCGCGGACGGAAACCACAGCGGAGAGCGAAAAAGCAGAAAGCGCGCAGACGGAGAATATAGCGGAATACGCAGAAGAAGCAATGACGGACGCAGGGCTGCTCACCCCGGATAAGCCGCTTACTAATGCGCAGATGGAGACGCTGACAAAGACCGTTTTCCAGGATTTGAGAGAGGAGACGCTGGCGGAGGCGCTTACGTACGCGGACTGGAATCTGCAGATAATCTATCGCGGACAGGACGGCAGGGTCTACGGACAGTCCCAGAACCTGAACGGGGGATTTGCCGATACAATCACGCTTTTGAGGGAATACGGATATCCGCTTGCAGAGGAGGCTGCCTGA
- a CDS encoding helix-turn-helix domain-containing protein, which produces MDETGKEQFGRFVAQQRKKKKLTQKELAQKLYVSDKAVSKWERGSSMPDIALLTPLAEALGVTVTELLEGKEMEKTEESRMADDSHLEMLLKKAVTITEDTPEMRRDKKKRNAVIFAVSVLLGFLEVFLLQLCGRSVLQAPPVFLLFFLLSLMAGVFLWLLTDDSLPYFYSEYNMRCDRLTMPFPRYFMFGKSITKKSWRSMVKAARRWAVGSLLALPLLYAGMSIFPELPGMEILQVMTALLYFGTLIVPVALAGE; this is translated from the coding sequence ATGGATGAGACTGGAAAAGAGCAGTTTGGAAGATTTGTGGCGCAGCAGAGGAAGAAAAAGAAGCTGACGCAGAAGGAGCTGGCACAAAAGCTTTATGTGTCGGACAAGGCGGTGAGCAAGTGGGAGCGCGGCAGCAGTATGCCGGATATTGCCCTGCTGACGCCGCTGGCGGAGGCGTTGGGCGTGACGGTGACGGAACTTCTGGAAGGAAAAGAAATGGAAAAGACAGAAGAGAGCAGGATGGCGGATGATAGTCATCTGGAAATGTTACTGAAAAAAGCAGTGACCATCACAGAGGATACGCCGGAAATGCGCAGAGATAAGAAAAAAAGAAACGCGGTTATTTTTGCAGTGAGCGTGCTGCTGGGATTTCTGGAGGTTTTTCTCTTGCAGCTCTGTGGGCGTTCCGTTTTGCAGGCGCCGCCGGTTTTTCTGCTGTTTTTTCTGCTATCTCTGATGGCGGGTGTTTTTCTGTGGCTGCTTACAGACGACAGCCTTCCGTATTTTTACAGCGAATATAATATGCGATGTGACAGGCTCACAATGCCGTTTCCGCGTTATTTTATGTTCGGGAAGAGCATTACAAAGAAAAGCTGGCGCAGCATGGTAAAAGCGGCGCGCAGATGGGCAGTGGGAAGTCTGCTGGCGCTGCCGCTTCTGTATGCGGGAATGAGCATCTTCCCGGAGCTGCCCGGCATGGAAATCCTGCAGGTGATGACAGCGTTGCTGTACTTTGGAACGCTGATTGTCCCGGTAGCGCTTGCGGGAGAGTAA
- a CDS encoding TetR/AcrR family transcriptional regulator has product MSTDARVRYTKMVIKNSFIELLKKKTINKITVKEICELSEINRTTFYKYYCDAYDLLEKMEQEFLDELFQNICPPVQHDFKDTLTLIMVSIKANAEVYQTIASENGDRHFPNRIFTLCYNNLAVHIEKRFPNFSPAQQKWVYYFIAQGCSGILDQWIISGMVEPIDEVVNFADKLLQHTLKQF; this is encoded by the coding sequence ATGAGTACAGACGCACGGGTTCGGTATACAAAAATGGTCATTAAAAACAGTTTTATAGAACTGCTAAAGAAAAAAACGATAAATAAAATAACCGTAAAAGAAATTTGTGAGTTATCGGAAATAAATCGGACCACATTTTATAAATACTATTGCGACGCATACGATTTACTGGAAAAAATGGAGCAGGAATTTTTAGATGAATTGTTCCAAAATATATGTCCCCCTGTTCAGCATGACTTTAAAGATACGCTTACTCTTATTATGGTAAGCATAAAAGCAAATGCCGAAGTATATCAAACGATCGCTTCTGAAAATGGAGACAGACATTTTCCTAACCGTATTTTCACATTATGTTATAACAATCTGGCTGTACATATAGAAAAAAGATTTCCGAATTTTTCTCCGGCACAACAAAAATGGGTTTATTACTTTATTGCACAAGGCTGCAGCGGAATTTTAGACCAGTGGATTATTTCCGGCATGGTGGAACCGATTGATGAAGTTGTGAATTTTGCTGATAAGCTACTTCAACATACGTTAAAGCAATTTTGA
- a CDS encoding glycoside hydrolase family 3 N-terminal domain-containing protein, giving the protein MSEKKTKKAGRPIARTAVGCVLMAGTLAAMAVANAMIPPNMNAINGFFGDAGTTEIKLPKTYNEGLNLNYNEADYTADEMKTLEQALNEEIVEEGTVLLKNDGNLMPFAAGTSFSFFGKSSVKLMGNNWYDLMAQMGIPADPGLRLDSAFTEEGFQVNETLWKFYDSGNGSGYGLGSGSLNYGDGEDFSINECPLEVLESEAGLLESAEGTVPVFVWSRKVGEGRDMPRSMYNHADNPEDQAKSYLEPDSTELEILQYLNDNFDEVVLLVNASAAMELGWTEQFPSIKSIVYIPSVGNYGLNGLADVFSGAANPSGKTVDTFAADASSAPAAQNYGDYQYVDENGEMTKYNYVNYQEGIYVGYRYYETRYEDVVLEQGNAGDYDYASEVIYPLGYGLSYTSFEQSNFRTSWEGDICTVTVDVKNTGDTVGKDVVQVYAQAPYTDYDKENNVEKSSVVLVGFGKTGELAPGASETVAVTFDKEQLASYDYKGAKTYILDEGDYYIAAGTDAHDALNNILAAKGMTAADGMTAAGNADMTAIWSNDALDTTTYAVNEKTGVEVTNLFDFADSGCTYLSRSDWQGTWPEHDGEVSTQVSTWGNEINGDDGVSYTYTKAISAEELAKLDSFDSLNPEDADALTDTPVYGADNDLRLIDMRGLDYEDSAWDALLDELNPEDYQTLITASGYGTAAIDSVGKPFALDQDAATGLTGGGTGVNYCGTLVLAQTWNQELAEYYGEIIGNQALIGGCVGWYAPAMNIHRLPYSGRNNEYYSEDGFLSGVIAAATSRGAASKGMYTFIKHFALNDQENHRGDREGNFGVCTWSNEQAIREIYLKPFQMCVQNDAITLNYLEEDGNGGYQNTSREYPPVTAVMTAFNRLGYTWTGGCYPLITELLRSEWGFDGFVITDNANTGSPTYMNAEQMIEAGGDGALTTTEYAVWEFDKDSAADYHYGREAVHHILYTVANSKLMNGLMPGARFVTPLTVAEKIVIAVNAVGVVLLLLLAWFIFRGFRRWRRNQVRVE; this is encoded by the coding sequence ATGAGTGAAAAGAAAACAAAAAAAGCGGGCAGACCGATTGCCCGTACTGCAGTCGGCTGTGTGCTGATGGCGGGGACGCTGGCGGCAATGGCGGTGGCAAACGCGATGATTCCGCCGAACATGAATGCAATTAACGGATTCTTCGGAGATGCGGGAACGACTGAGATTAAACTGCCCAAAACGTATAACGAAGGGCTTAATCTGAATTATAACGAGGCGGATTATACGGCGGACGAAATGAAAACGCTGGAGCAGGCGCTGAACGAGGAAATCGTGGAGGAAGGAACGGTTCTTTTAAAAAATGACGGCAATCTGATGCCGTTTGCGGCGGGAACCAGCTTCAGCTTTTTCGGGAAATCGTCGGTAAAGCTGATGGGAAATAACTGGTATGATCTGATGGCGCAGATGGGAATTCCGGCGGATCCGGGACTCAGGCTGGATTCGGCTTTCACAGAAGAAGGGTTTCAGGTAAACGAAACTCTGTGGAAGTTTTATGACAGCGGCAATGGCAGCGGCTACGGTCTTGGTTCTGGCTCGCTCAATTACGGGGACGGAGAGGACTTTTCCATCAATGAGTGTCCGCTGGAGGTGCTGGAGAGCGAAGCGGGGCTGCTGGAAAGCGCAGAGGGAACGGTTCCGGTGTTTGTATGGAGCCGCAAGGTCGGCGAGGGACGCGATATGCCGCGTTCCATGTATAACCACGCGGACAATCCGGAGGACCAGGCGAAGAGCTATCTGGAGCCGGACAGCACAGAGCTGGAGATTCTGCAGTATCTGAATGACAATTTCGATGAGGTTGTCCTGCTGGTGAACGCTTCCGCTGCAATGGAGCTTGGATGGACAGAGCAGTTTCCGAGCATTAAATCCATTGTATACATTCCGAGCGTAGGAAATTACGGACTGAACGGTCTGGCGGACGTTTTCTCCGGAGCGGCGAACCCTTCCGGAAAAACGGTCGATACCTTTGCGGCGGATGCATCCAGCGCTCCGGCGGCGCAGAATTACGGCGATTATCAGTATGTGGACGAGAACGGGGAAATGACGAAGTATAACTACGTCAATTACCAGGAAGGCATTTACGTGGGCTACCGTTACTATGAGACGCGCTACGAGGATGTTGTTCTGGAGCAGGGGAATGCCGGAGACTACGATTATGCGTCCGAGGTAATCTATCCGCTCGGCTACGGTCTCAGCTACACGAGCTTTGAACAGAGCAATTTCCGGACGTCCTGGGAGGGCGACATCTGCACGGTCACAGTGGATGTGAAAAACACCGGAGATACGGTGGGCAAAGATGTAGTACAGGTTTATGCACAGGCGCCGTATACCGATTATGATAAAGAGAATAACGTGGAAAAATCCTCCGTGGTGCTGGTTGGTTTTGGAAAGACCGGGGAGCTTGCGCCGGGCGCTTCCGAGACGGTTGCGGTTACGTTTGATAAGGAACAGCTCGCTTCTTATGATTATAAAGGAGCAAAGACCTATATTCTGGATGAAGGCGACTATTATATCGCTGCCGGAACGGACGCGCATGACGCGCTGAACAATATTCTGGCGGCAAAGGGTATGACGGCAGCGGATGGAATGACGGCGGCAGGCAACGCGGACATGACCGCTATCTGGAGCAACGATGCGCTTGATACGACTACTTATGCAGTGAATGAAAAAACGGGCGTGGAAGTAACAAATCTGTTCGATTTTGCGGACAGCGGCTGCACCTATCTGAGCCGCTCTGACTGGCAGGGCACCTGGCCGGAGCATGACGGAGAGGTCAGCACGCAGGTTTCTACCTGGGGCAATGAAATTAACGGGGACGACGGCGTTTCCTATACCTATACCAAGGCAATCAGTGCGGAAGAACTTGCGAAGCTGGATTCCTTTGATTCACTGAATCCGGAGGATGCAGATGCGCTTACAGATACCCCGGTCTATGGGGCGGATAATGACCTCCGGCTGATTGACATGCGCGGCCTGGATTATGAGGATTCCGCATGGGACGCACTGCTGGATGAGCTGAATCCGGAGGATTACCAGACGCTGATTACGGCTTCCGGGTATGGAACGGCTGCGATCGACAGCGTAGGCAAGCCCTTTGCACTGGACCAGGATGCGGCGACCGGTCTGACGGGCGGCGGAACCGGCGTAAATTATTGCGGAACGCTTGTACTTGCCCAGACCTGGAACCAGGAGCTGGCGGAATATTACGGAGAGATAATCGGAAACCAGGCTCTTATCGGAGGATGCGTGGGCTGGTATGCGCCTGCCATGAATATTCACCGTCTGCCGTATTCCGGGCGCAACAATGAGTATTATTCCGAGGACGGCTTCCTTTCTGGCGTGATTGCTGCAGCGACCAGCCGCGGGGCGGCATCAAAGGGCATGTATACGTTTATTAAGCATTTTGCACTGAACGACCAGGAAAATCACCGGGGCGACCGGGAAGGAAACTTCGGCGTGTGTACATGGTCCAACGAGCAGGCTATCCGCGAAATCTATCTGAAACCGTTCCAGATGTGCGTACAGAATGATGCGATTACACTCAACTATCTGGAGGAGGACGGAAACGGCGGTTATCAGAATACTTCCAGAGAATATCCGCCGGTTACTGCGGTCATGACCGCTTTCAACCGTCTGGGCTATACCTGGACAGGCGGCTGCTATCCGCTTATCACGGAACTGCTGCGCAGCGAGTGGGGCTTTGACGGTTTCGTCATCACGGATAATGCCAATACCGGCTCTCCAACTTACATGAATGCGGAACAGATGATTGAGGCGGGAGGCGACGGCGCTCTGACAACTACGGAATATGCAGTCTGGGAGTTCGACAAGGACAGCGCAGCCGATTATCATTACGGCAGGGAAGCAGTACATCACATTTTGTATACTGTGGCAAACTCCAAGCTTATGAATGGTCTGATGCCGGGCGCCAGATTTGTCACTCCGCTGACCGTTGCCGAGAAAATCGTTATCGCAGTCAATGCAGTAGGCGTTGTTCTTCTCCTGCTGCTGGCATGGTTCATCTTCCGCGGCTTCCGGAGATGGAGAAGAAACCAGGTGCGGGTGGAATAA
- a CDS encoding HDIG domain-containing metalloprotein, protein MEKKLSREEAWELLREYNETPALLKHALAVEAVMRHFADLSGEDAEVWGVAGLLHDLDYEKYPKEHCKKAEEIMRGRGIDEVYIRAMSAHGYGICTETEPQSRMEKVLYTIDELTGLINAACLMRPSKSVLDVEVKSIKKKFKDKRFAAGVDREVILKGCEMLEMPLDDVIRETIAGMRENAEAIGLKGNIN, encoded by the coding sequence ATGGAGAAGAAACTGTCGCGGGAAGAGGCATGGGAATTACTGCGAGAATATAATGAGACACCGGCGCTTTTAAAGCACGCGCTGGCAGTGGAGGCGGTGATGCGCCATTTTGCTGATCTGTCGGGCGAAGATGCGGAGGTATGGGGCGTTGCCGGGCTTCTGCACGACCTGGATTATGAGAAATATCCTAAGGAGCACTGCAAAAAGGCGGAGGAGATCATGCGCGGCCGGGGAATCGACGAGGTGTACATCCGTGCAATGAGCGCGCACGGATACGGCATCTGCACGGAGACGGAGCCGCAGAGCAGGATGGAGAAGGTGCTCTATACCATCGACGAGCTGACGGGACTGATCAACGCAGCCTGTCTGATGCGCCCGTCGAAGAGCGTGCTCGACGTGGAAGTGAAATCCATTAAAAAGAAATTTAAGGACAAGCGCTTTGCCGCCGGCGTAGACCGGGAGGTTATCCTGAAGGGCTGCGAAATGCTGGAAATGCCGCTGGATGACGTTATCCGCGAAACCATTGCGGGAATGCGGGAAAACGCGGAAGCAATCGGACTGAAGGGAAATATAAACTGA
- a CDS encoding GntR family transcriptional regulator encodes MIIIDYKDRRPIYEQIVERFQMLIVKGVLEPDSQMPSVRKLATDLAINPNTIQKAYAILEQNGFIYPVKGKGNFVTGGAKLIEQKQEAHLENVRDVLRQAKEMGISRERLLEKLDEVYKED; translated from the coding sequence ATGATTATCATAGATTACAAGGACCGGCGCCCGATATATGAGCAGATTGTGGAGCGGTTCCAGATGCTGATCGTCAAAGGCGTTCTGGAGCCGGACAGCCAGATGCCGTCGGTGCGCAAGCTTGCAACGGATCTGGCAATTAACCCCAACACGATACAAAAAGCGTATGCGATATTGGAACAGAATGGTTTTATCTATCCGGTAAAAGGAAAGGGAAATTTTGTGACCGGAGGGGCGAAGCTGATAGAGCAGAAGCAGGAAGCCCATCTGGAAAATGTCCGCGATGTTTTACGGCAGGCAAAGGAAATGGGAATTTCAAGAGAGCGCCTGCTGGAGAAGCTGGACGAGGTATACAAGGAGGACTGA